The DNA window tacaaaaacttggcgccgctaaaccgaataatttgccagctctctttccttttctcttgcatttgtgtgtgtgtgtgtgtgtgtgtgcgtgcgtgcgtgcgtgcgtgcgtgcgtgcgtgcgtgcgtgcgtgcgtgcgtgcgtgcgtgcgtgtgtgtgtgtgtttagtatATATAACTTATGGCGTTTTCGACCCGTGCTGGGTTAACCCGTTTCGGTTTCTTTTCCTCTAgaactggccaatcacagttattcCCTTCTTCAGAAGAATGGCTGTGATTGGTCTTATGACGTCATTAATCGCTCCCGGAGCGATTAATCCAGCTCGGTTGAAAACGATATTAGTTTATACGGAATCTCAATCTCTTAGGTGTGTGCGTATGTTCGAATATGTGTTActgtctttctttctctctccgtctcaTGCGTGCGagtatgttatacatatataatgttaatacgATTTCGATTGTAAgacaaattgcaattttaataattctctctccctctcatgCGTGCgagtataataatgttatacgtatataatgttattacgaTTTTGGTTGTaagacaaattataattttaattaattattattattattattttagtatgtaagttagattgtaagaaagcgattttgtattaaaacaatttattcggtttagcggcgccaagtttttgtaataaaatattatttgtattaaaatatttgtaatatttgtgattatttgtattaaaatacttatttggcagctcaatattatctcctttatttcttgctgatatgcttcctgacaaatgttttttacaggcgcacagcagccaataatttaatataaaaggctaatatttatagtttgatcTCATATTTAAGTATCAAACTAAAGATTGAGATTAAGATTGGAttgaaatttaaccaatcaaaaCAAAGGTAAAGAATATTGATTTTGTTCCTGAttggttatattttaattcaatcccaatatcaatctctagtctgatacgtactaatgaaaaatcaaattataaatgtcagccaaagaataataataaaacagtaGATGTTTTAGTTCGTAAAcatccatttttatagttggcgcattatcttcatatcattacttttgtagaaaaaaatttcatactcttattttataatatcaaatctaaattgttttgtataaaaatacatttttgaggggttttttgcgcgcgtatacttggcgctttttttacctttttttaaaaaggtattaatatacaaaaaaaccGTACGGTTAACTGAAGAGAATTTTATGTAGATTAAGGACGTCTAAACGAAATTTCGATgcgattttaatgagaaatCTTAATAACCAGTTGAAAAAACTTAACTCTTGAAAACCTTACcttaatttaacttaacttcttatttacatgaattttattataatattttagaaaaatattctaaaagatGCGTACTTtccaattatataaaaaagaaacaaactaTTTTTGGAAAGTTTTACTCTGCtattttttcttgaatataatttatttttacttcttgtaaaatttatatttccctGTTTGCATAATTTCTAAGGAAGTTTCGTAATCGGATGGATGCCCGGAGTAATAATGTACATACTGGTTTGTAATGATTGcgtattacaattaaatgggGTGTCAGAGCGCGTCGTATTCTTCATCTACGCTATAATTAACGGTCTTATTATCCTGAAAACTTTGGTAAATCCCATTATTTACGCCGCGCGAATGCATGAAATTAAGGTAAGTCATTTATTACACAGTATTTGTGAAATTAGTATAATATCGTTAATTACAATTGTTTAGTTTTCGTCATTAAGATATtttgataacaaaaaattttgccaaatcaaattttgtatgaaattaaatataaaataacatttttatgttatgtaCGTGTTTGTCGCAAAATTGcaatgtaacaataaaattaaaaattatcttacatattaatgattttgcagtataatcattttaaaagTGTATCAAAAGCATcaaatcttttttcaaaattcaaaatattggttcctgaaatattgtaaataagaactgcaattaattagaattagaataattagATGACGTCATATCTCTTACAGAAACCTtgcatttcaagatttttaagTACGAATACAAATTCGACATTAAAGGAAACGCTTTTTTTCAGCTCGCCATGAAACGAATGCACGATGCCTTCTGCGGATGGTCAAAGTTCACTAATTTTACTACCGATCGAGGAATTAGTAGAATATACAGCAGCGAGGAGAGCAGACATTCGCAATCGAAAACTAGTCGAGTATTTCACAATATGAGCGTTCGGAAAACACGAAATGGAAACACGTACACGTGTGCCGATTATAATATGCACGAATACGGTAACACGCCCGTGTAAAACGCGCGATGTGCAAGTCGTTaatgcgaaaatatttttctacgtacTTCGTCGTCGAAGAATCATTTAAATACAAGCTAAACAATCGATAATAGTAGCCTGCAACAATATTGTAATAGCACATTGGAAAAGtcgtattatttgtatttttttttactatttcctcttcccccccctctctctttctttctctctctttcttcctctatTTTAATGCGATTGTAATGTAGTTGCTCTCCAAGTCTGTATGTTATTGTAGccacatttttcatatttatgtaaacGTCTACATATTTCACGAAAttacttcattaaaattttgtagacGACTTGGAAGTAACACTTCTTGTGAATCTTGTCGGTATGTTAGTCGTATACGTTCaaagtcaaataaatttttatatgcatgtCGATactattttaatcaaatatattataaatgttttatgataTGATAGCAGATAATTTAATCTCGtggtatttttttcttaatacgCTGTTATATCCACATTTCATTCaagttcaaaatttattgaaaagaaacatctttaaatagaaaaatataaagaaatacgtCAGTGAACCTAGCACCCCaccactaaaaaaaagttcagaAATACCACATAATTTTCTGCTAATTATCTGCTAATTTTCTACTCTAGTCCCGAATTTTCTGCTCCTACCTATTCGCAGGAGCGAAACCGTaaagaaatatcaaaaatattgaacgGTTATCAAAGTACCGGTACTCAGAACCATCGTATAGCAATGATAAGAgaaaatggttaaaaataagaagCTAACAATGCCACGACAACTTATAGAGAGAGAGTACTTCCTCAATCAAATATTCgtaaaatacacaattttaaaaggtttAACTTGCACCTTTAAAagtcttaaaatttacaaaaatacaacagtaaagtacccttaaaaaattaactgctGCATCAAATatgatatcaaaataatcatcTATTTATCTGCTCTTAAGATATCCAGGTCttgaattttttgctcaatGTTTAACTAGCGCAACTCAATTGTTAATGCGCGCATGCAAAAGTAAactacgttaaaaaaaataaactgccACATCGAGTAGGATATCAAAATGATCGTCTATCTATCTACTCATAAGATATTCAGGTCCCAAATATTTTACTCAAGATTTAACTGGTGTAACTCAATTGTTAATGCGCGCACGCAAAAATAAACTACCTTAAGAAAATAAACTGCTGCATCGAGTatggtattaaaattatcatctATTTATCTGTTCTCCAAATATCTAGGTCCCGAATTATTTGCTCAACATTTAACTTTTGCAACTCAATTGTTAATGCGCGcattaaaaagtaaactacctaaaataataaatgttgagcaaaaaattcgggaCCTGGATATTTTATGCTAATAAATAGACGATTATTTTGATACCATAGTCAACGCagcagttaattttttaaaggtattttattgttatatttttgtaaattttaaggCTTTGTGCAAGTTAAacactttaaaattgtgtattttacGAGTATTTGATTGAGAAAGTACTTTATAAGTTGTCATGGCATTATTAGCctcttatttttaaccattttcTCTTATACCATTGCTGTGCGATGGTTCTGAATATCGCGGTATTTTAATAAccattcaatatttttgatatctctTTACGGTTTCTTAAAGCAGAAAATGAGAAGAAAATTCTGAtatgtttttttgtttatgctttttttattagtgcGGGGTGCTACTGTCACGTGAACTTAACACTTTTGGTCTTAATTTCCTGTGAACGGtaggaacaaaaaaatttgggaCTAGGGCAAAAAATTAGCAGATAATTAGCAGAAAATTATGCGGTATTTCCGAACTTTTTTTAGTAGTGGAGATGCTAGGTTCACTGacgtgaaataatatattgtccGCAAAATTGTccataacttatttttatcagttttcaAAAGTATCTTAggtttatattcttatattttttaaaacattaatttatttatacatatataatatatatatatatatatgtatgagtataaaaaaataaagcttatAAGATTTAGACTAATaatcagaaaattaattttcttaaaatgaaaattgctcgaaataacttaaaaaacagAGTGAATTTTACTTAGGGTTACCcgtaatgtttatgtaaatctcgattttctctttatgtttataagaaatatattatttatataaaatatgtatttattattgtctGTAACTTACCTACCATCCACGGCGTCAATAATTTCTGCTTCTATACCGAGTTCCTTGAAGAGCCTCTGCATCCTTCTGCGTCTCTCCGGTCTCCTTAACAGATTTATCATGTAGATGCGATCCAGACCGAGAGTGTCTTGCTCCGGATACACCACAAATTCTTTCAAGTCATCTGACAACGGCAAATAGTCGCTAGATGCTATAGAAAAACCAATCGCATATTGAGCAACGTCGTCAACACAtcaaaattgtatatacataatcgGATATTATGGTACCACACAACCGCAAATtacaaatgaaaaaatgatatatacatACGACAAGAAATAAGATcagttttcaattatttatattttattgttcatcattaaaaattacttattcatctatttatttatttatttatttattctgctGTTCTCACAGAAGTAAACTTACCCAATATTTCCACCTTGGTATTAGTCAATCGTTGCATATCTTCCGCGATAGTTTCATCATTCTCCAAAGGAACCATAAGAAAACCATAGACTTCGTCATTACAAACGAAAAATGGCACATCTATAATACAAAAccaatattttgcattttaaccCTTTGAGAttcgaatttttataaacgcCTTTATGAAATACAAACACAGGTTTTGGggatcgctgattacgaatctgacatcagaattttttaatttaaaatggtgAATCCAAAATGAATCAtaatatttccaattttattatctttattaaaatttgatgtatacccaggtagcaaggtgacgtctaattgacggcattttttggtcattttatgacgaatcagacgtcataatgtcgagataaaatgacgtctaaatgtcgtaaaactgacgtacatttgtctcatcttaacgacgtcacatattaacgtcaaaaatacgtcattattttcatattattgatgtcattttcaagaagctagtatcgtacatttgacggtattttattgttatttttgacaaaacaggtttttagattacatttaataaagacgacattttaacgtcatttttatgactatcccaggtagtaaaagc is part of the Monomorium pharaonis isolate MP-MQ-018 chromosome 2, ASM1337386v2, whole genome shotgun sequence genome and encodes:
- the LOC118644429 gene encoding uncharacterized protein LOC118644429 yields the protein MNYIVEDRNIINNFKAWNLKRIGIVYQKEYLKLYFIVYLLSLSYDIPGSFVIGWMPGVIMYILVCNDCVLQLNGVSERVVFFIYAIINGLIILKTLVNPIIYAARMHEIKLAMKRMHDAFCGWSKFTNFTTDRGISRIYSSEESRHSQSKTSRVFHNMSVRKTRNGNTYTCADYNMHEYGNTPV